A region of Neovison vison isolate M4711 chromosome 7, ASM_NN_V1, whole genome shotgun sequence DNA encodes the following proteins:
- the ANKRD11 gene encoding ankyrin repeat domain-containing protein 11 isoform X1: MPKGGCSRTPQPEDRSLGSDMVEKQTGRKDKDKVSLTKTPKLDRSDGGKEVRERATKRKLPFTVGANGEQKDSDTEKQGPERKRIKKEPVTRKAGLLFGMGLSGIRAGYPLSERQQVALLMQMTAEESANSPVDTTPKHPSQSTVCQKGTPNSASKTKDKVNKRNERGETRLHRAAIRGDARRIKELIGEGADVNVKDFAGWTALHEACNRGYYDVAKQLLAAGAEVNTKGLDDDTPLHDAANNGHYKVVKLLLRYGGNPQQSNRKGETPLKVANSPTMVNLLLGKGTYTSSEDSSTADSSEEEDAPSFAPSSSVDGNNTDSEFEKGLKHKAKNPEPQKTVPPVKDEYEFDEDDEQDRVPPVDDKHLLKKDYRKETKSNSFISIPKMEVKSYTKNNTIAPKKAAHRILSDTSDEEDVAVAVGAGEKLRLSAHTVLPGNKTREPSNSKQQKEKNKVKKKRKKETKGKEVRFGKRSDKFCSSESDSESSDSGEDDGDSVGSSGCLKESPLVLKDPALFSSLSASSTSSHGSAAAQKHNPGHADPHSKHWRTDNWKTVSSPAWSEVSSLSDSTRTRLTSESDCSSEGSSVESLKPVRKKQEHRKRGGLQGGLPEKKSSFHAGADGAVPKLDKEGKVVKKHKTKHKHKNKEKGLCSVSQELKLRSFTYEYEDAKPRSEKAILLDNDLSGDKLKALKHDRDHFKKEDRVGKMKSEEKDWLFKEEVVKASKDEKSLKRIKDASRSFREEKDRLSKAEKEKLAKEKSPKEEKLRLYKEERKKKSKDRPSKLEKKNDFKDDRLAKEKEKNFKDEKEKLKKEKVYKEDSSAYDDFCTKSQFLENEDTKFSLSDDQQDRWFSELSDSSFDFKGDDSWDSPVTDYRDVKSDPVARLILETVKEDSKDKKRENKAREKRDYGDKRSDRDAFFRKKDRDCPDKSRREQTEKHKGLPGCLPDKRRRESAEGGRDRKDLLEGTKERKDGRAKPEEAHREELKELGGEASFKDRPDCDFGKSLEPWERPHPAREKEKKDKMKFEKYKDKCSDKDKSEKSILEKCQKDKEFDKCFKEKKETKEKHKDAHSKDKERKASLDQVKEKREKTFPGLLSEDVPEKKDEKKGKEKSWYIADIFTDESEDEKDAYAASGLRLGEAGDAPRADGAPDADRPRKHPADRPHSEKQKDRELRDKKKEKGVPDGGKDKKEKVLEKHKDKKEKDSAEKYKDRKDRTSVESTQEKRNKQKPPEKVERKLPAEDKARSRHRERPDREHCRDRKASRSAEAERTLLEKLEEEALHAYREDSNDKASEVSSDSFTDRGQEPGLSALLEVSFTEPPEEKVKEKERLRHSSSSSKKSHDRERVKKDKSEKREKSDDYKDSGGRKDASQYDKDFSDADAYGIPYGSKADAEDGLDKAIELFSTEKKEKNDSERETSRKVEKELKPYGSSTASALKERRRRDRHREKWRDDRDKHRDRHGDGLPRHHKDEQKPVARDKDNPPNPLRDKGREESLKLGETKLKEKLRENAEKEKGDPVKVSNGNEKLPVSRDPGRRDARPREKLLGDGDLMMTSFERMLSQKDLEVEERHKRHKERMKQMEKMRHRSGDPKLKERVKPAEDARKKSLDAPPKKPLALDPALRDRKPKDSAPVPPTAENKPHPGPAVDTRDWLAGPHMKEVLPASPRPDQGRPTGVPTPASVVSCPSYEEAMHTPRTPSCSADDYSDLIFDCADPQPVSSTSASACSPSFFDRFSVAASGISETASQTPTRPLCTSLYRSVSVDIRRTPEEEFSAGDKLFRQQSVPTAPTYDSPGQHLEDKAPGPPGPAEKFACLSPGYYSPDYGIPSPKADALPCPPAAVVTVTPSPEGAFSGLQAKSPPAHRDELLAPSMEGALPPDLGVPLDATEAQQATAAIIPPEPSYLEPLDEGPFSTVITEEPVEWAHPAASEQGLSCSLMGGTPENPVSWPVGPDLLLKSPQRLPESPQHFCPSEAVHPAAAGPFGATEPPYPGSPDPYPLSATEPGLEGTKGDAAEAVPAAVSAPEEPAAFAPASRLEPFFTNCKPLPEASPDTAPEPACLTAVTQVEALGPMESNFLENGHDLSALGQVEPVPWPDGFPSTEDDLDLGPFSLPELPPLQAKDVSDVETEPIEETVLVPPGETPPGLPGVPSGGDGPVAAAEDQPVLPPDQGDPRLPTEPEPEPPEEPKPDATLEAAVEGGPVSEARVPEDSDSGLGPAAAPPEEQQPPGSGEGEAEGQDPPAASHGVPDAPGDGLAQALAADGASPLDGAGLDGPLGGVQPDATEPEPKPAAEAPRAPKVEEIPQRMTRNRAQMLANQNKQSSPSSEKEPAPAPRAKGRCCEEEDAQAQHPRKRRFQRSSQQLRQQLPSTRQTREVIQQTLAAIVDAIKLDAIEPYHSDRSNPYFEYLQIRKKIEEKRKILCYISPQAPQCYAEYVTYTGSYLLDGKPLSKLHIPVIAPPPSLAEPLKELFKQQETVRGKLRLQHSIEREKLIVSCEQEILRVHCRAARTIANQAVPFSACTMLLDSEVYNMPLESQGDENKSVRDRFNARQFISWLQDVDDKYDRMKVCGEQLLSPAGGQTSVGPHLEPSSKTCLLMRQQHEAAALNAVQRMEWQLKVQELDPAGHKSLCVNEVPSFYVPMVDVNDDFVLLPA; this comes from the exons agaagcagggtcctgagCGGAAGAGGATCAAGAAGGAGCCCGTCACCCGGAAGGCCGGACTGCTATTTGGCATGGGGCTGTCCGGGATCCGAGCCGGCTACCCCCTCTCCGAGCGCCAGCAGGTGGCTCTCCTCATGCAGATGACTGCCGAGGAGTCCGCCAACAGCCCag TAGACACAACACCAAAGCACCCCTCCCAGTCGACAGTGTGTCAGAAGGGGACGCCTAACTCTGCCtcaaaaaccaaagacaaagtgAACAAGCGGAACGAGCGTGGAGAGACCCGGCTGCACCGTGCGGCCATCCGCGGCGACGCCCGGCGCATCAAGGAGCTCATCGGCGAGGGTGCGGACGTCAACGTCAAGGACTTCGCAG GCTGGACGGCGCTGCACGAGGCGTGTAACCGCGGCTACTACGACGTCGCCAAACAGCTGCTGGCCGCGGGGGCGGAGGTGAACACCAAGGGCCTGGATGACGACACGCCCCTGCACGACGCGGCCAACAACGGGCACTACAAG GTGGTGAAGCTGTTGTTACGGTATGGAGGGAACCCTCAGCAAAGCAACCGAAAAGGCGAGACGCCACTAAAGGTGGCCAACTCCCCGACCATGGTGAACCTCCTGTTGGGCAAGGGGACCTACACGTCCAGCGAGGACAGCTCGACCG CAGACAGCTCGGAGGAGGAAGACGCCCCGTCGTTCGCACCCTCCAGCTCGGTTGACGGCAATAACACGGACTCGGAGTTTGAGAAGGGCCTGAAGCACAAGGCGAAGAACCCGGAGCCCCAGAAGACTGTGCCCCCCGTCAAGGACGAGTACGAGTTTGACGAGGATGACGAGCAGGACAGGGTCCCTCCCGTGGACGACAAACACTTACTGAAAAAGGATTACAGAAAAGAAACTAAgtcaaatagttttatttctatacccaaaatggaagtgaaaagttACACTAAAAATAACACGATTGCACCAAAGAAGGCGGCTCATCGCATCCTGTCAGACACATCGGACGAGGAGGACGTCGCTGTCGctgtgggggcaggagagaagCTGAGACTCTCGGCCCACACGGTACTGCCCGGGAACAAGACACGGGAACCCTCCAATTCcaagcagcagaaggaaaaaaataaagtgaaaaagaagcgaaagaaagagacaaaaggcAAAGAAGTGCGATTTGGGAAGAGGAGTGACAAGTTCTGTTCGTCCGAGTCAGACAGCGAGTCCTCGGACAGCGGCGAGGACGACGGGGACTCGGTGGGGAGCTCCGGCTGCCTCAAGGAGTCCCCGCTGGTGCTGAAGGACCCGGCCCTGTTCAGCTCTCTGTCCGCCTCCTCCACCTCGTCCCACGGGAGTGCCGCCGCCCAGAAGCATAACCCCGGCCACGCGGACCCTCACAGCAAGCACTGGCGGACGGACAACTGGAAAACCGTCTCCTCGCCGGCCTGGTCCGAGGTCAGCTCTTTGTCAGACTCCACAAGGACGAGACTGACCAGCGAGTCTGACTGCTCCTCCGAGGGCTCCAGCGTGGAGTCGCTCAAGCCCGTGCGGAAGAAGCAGGAGCACAGGAAGAGGGGCGGCCTGCAGGGCGGCCTGCCTGAGAAGAAGAGCTCCTTCCACGCCGGCGCGGACGGCGCCGTCCCCAAGCTGGACAAGGAGGGCAAGGTCGTCAAGAAACACAAAAcgaaacacaaacacaaaaacaaggaGAAAGGGCTGTGCTCGGTCAGTCAGGAACTCAAGCTGAGAAGCTTCACCTACGAGTATGAGGACGCCAAGCCGAGGTCCGAGAAGGCCATCCTTCTGGACAACGACCTTTCCGGCGACAAGCTGAAAGCCTTGAAGCACGACAGGGACCACTTCAAGAAGGAGGACAGAGTCGGCAAGATGAAGTCTGAGGAGAAGGACTGGCTCTTTAAAGAGGAGGTGGTCAAGGCTTCCAAGGATGAGAAGTCCCTGAAGAGAATCAAGGACGCGAGCAGGTCTTTCCGAGAAGAAAAGGACCGTCTGAGCAAAGCCGAAAAGGAGAAGTTGGCGAAGGAGAAGTCTCCTAAGGAGGAAAAGCTGAGGCTGTacaaggaggagaggaagaaaaagtccAAAGACAGGCCGTCCAAACTGGAGAAGAAGAATGACTTTAAAGACGACAGACTTgcgaaggagaaggagaagaatttCAAAGAcgagaaagaaaaactcaaaaaagaaaaggtttataAGGAAGACTCGTCCGCTTACGACGACTTCTGTACCAAAAGTCAGTTTCTGGAGAACGAAGACACCAAGTTCAGCCTTTCCGACGACCAGCAGGACAGGTGGTTTTCCGAGCTGTCCGACTCGTCCTTCGATTTCAAAGGGGACGACAGCTGGGATTCTCCGGTGACGGACTACAGGGACGTGAAGAGCGACCCTGTGGCCAGACTGATCCTGGAGACCGTGAAAGAGGACAGCAAGGACAAGAAGCGGGAAAACAAGGCCCGCGAGAAGAGAGACTATGGGGACAAGCGGAGCGACAGAGACGCTTTCTTCCGGAAGAAGGACAGGGACTGTCCGGACAAGAGCAGGAGGGAGCAGACGGAGAAGCACAAAGGCCTCCCCGGCTGCCTCCCTgacaagaggaggagggagtcCGCCGAGGGCGGGCGGGACAGGAAGGACCTCCTCGAGGGCACCAAGGAGCGGAAGGACGGCAGGGCCAAGCCCGAGGAGGCGCACCGGGAGGAGCTGAAGGAGCTGGGCGGTGAGGCCAGCTTCAAGGACAGGCCCGACTGCGACTTCGGGAAgagcctggagccctgggagaGGCCCCACCCCgccagggagaaggagaagaaggacaAAATGAAGTTCGAGAAATACAAAGACAAGTGCAGTGACAAAGACAAAAGCGAAAAATCCATCCTTGAGAAATGTCAGAAGGACAAGGAATTCgataaatgttttaaagagaagaaagagaccaAGGAGAAGCATAAAGATGCACACAGCAAAGACAAGGAGAGGAAAGCATCCCTGGACCaagtgaaagagaaaagggagaagacgTTCCCCGGGCTCCTGTCCGAGGACGTCCCCGAGAAGAAGGACGAGAAGAAGGGCAAGGAGAAGAGCTGGTACATCGCGGACATCTTCACCGACGAGAGCGAGGACGAGAAGGACGCGTACGCGGCCAGCGGGCTCCGCCTCGGGGAGGCCGGGGATGCGCCCCGGGCGGACGGCGCCCCGGACGCTGACCGGCCCCGGAAGCACCCCGCCGACCGGCCGCACTCGGAGAAGCAGAAGGACCGGGAGCTCCGAgacaagaagaaggagaagggagtcCCAGACGGCGGCAAGGACAAGAAGGAGAAAGTTCTCGAGAAGCACAAAGACAAGAAGGAGAAGGACTCCGCCGAAAAGTACAAGGACAGGAAAGACCGGACGTCCGTCGAGTCCactcaggaaaagagaaacaaacagaagCCCCCGGAGAAGGTGGAGAGGAAGCTGCCTGCTGAGGACAAGGCCAGGAGCCGGCACCGGGAGAGGCCGGACAGGGAGCACTGCCGAGACAGGAAAGCGTCGCGGAGCGCGGAGGCCGAGAGGACCCTGctggagaagctggaggaggaggccCTGCACGCCTACAGGGAGGACTCCAACGACAAGGCCAGCGAGGTGTCCTCGGACAGCTTCACGGACCGTGGGCAGGAGCCGGGCCTCAGCGCCCTCCTGGAGGTGTCCTTCACGGAGCCCCCAGAGGAGAAGgtcaaggagaaagagaggcTCAGACACTCTTCGTCCTCGTCCAAGAAGAGCCACGATCGAGAGAGAGTCAAGAAAGACAAGTccgagaagagagaaaagagcgATGATTACAAGGACTCCGGCGGCAGGAAGGACGCCAGCCAGTACGACAAGGACTTCTCCGACGCGGATGCCTACGGGATTCCTTACGGCTCGAAAGCCGATGCGGAGGACGGGCTGGACAAAGCCATCGAGCTGTTCTCcactgagaagaaagagaagaacgaCTCTGAAAGAGAAACCTCCAGAAAAGTCGAGAAAGAGCTGAAGCCCTACGGGTCCAGCACCGCCAGCGCCCTCAAGGAGAGGCGGAGGAGGGACAGGCACCGGGAGAAGTGGAGGGACGACAGGGACAAGCACCGGGACAGGCACGGGGACGGGCTCCCGCGGCACCACAAGGACGAGCAGAAGCCTGTGGCCAGAGACAAGGACAACCCCCCAAACCCGCTCAGAGACAAGGGCCGGGAGGAGAGCCTGAAACTCGGCGAGACCAAACTGAAGGAGAAGCTCCGGGAAAACGCCGAGAAGGAGAAGGGTGACCCGGTGAAGGTCAGCAATGGAAACGAGAAGCTGCCCGTGTCCAGAGACCCGGGCAGGAGAGACGCCCGGCCCAGAGAGAAGCTTCTGGGGGACGGTGACCTGATGATGACCAGCTTCGAGCGCATGCTGTCCCAGAAAGACCTGGAGGTCGAGGAACGCCACAAGCGGCACAAGGAGCGGATGAAGCAGATGGAGAAGATGCGGCACCGGTCGGGGGACCCGAAGCTCAAGGAGAGGGTGAAGCCCGCGGAGGACGCACGCAAGAAGAGTCTGGACGCCCCTCCCAAGAAGCCGCTGGCGCTGGACCCCGCGCTGAGGGACAGGAAGCCCAAGGACTCCGCTCCTGTCCCACCGACCGCCGAGAACAAGCCCCACCCGGGACCAGCCGTGGACACGAGGGACTGGTTGGCGGGGCCGCACATGAAAGAGGTCCTGCCCGCTTCTCCCCGGCCTGACCAGGGCCGGCCCACCGGGGTGCCCACACCCGCGTCCGTGGTGTCGTGCCCCAGCTACGAGGAGGCCATGCACACGCCCAGGACGCCGTCCTGCAGCGCCGACGACTACTCCGACCTCATCTTTGACTGCGCAGACCCCCAGCCTGTGTCCAGCACGTCCGCCAgcgcctgctccccctccttcttcgACAGGTTCTCCGTGGCCGCGAGTGGGATTTCGGAGACCGCGAGCCAGACGCCTACGAGGCCGTTGTGCACAAGCCTTTACCGTTCAGTCTCTGTCGATATCCGGAGGACCCCCGAGGAAGAGTTCAGTGCCGGGGACAAGCTGTTCCGACAGCAGAGTGTCCCCACCGCGCCCACGTATGACTCACCGGGGCAGCACCTGGAGGACAAGGCTCCTGGGCCCCCAGGTCCTGCCGAGAAGTTTGCCTGCTTGTCTCCGGGGTATTATTCCCCGGACTATGGCATTCCCTCCCCCAAAGCGGACGCCCTGCCCTGCCCGCCTGCAGCCGTGGTCACCGTCACCCCCTCCCCAGAGGGTGCCTTCTCTGGTTTACAAGCAAAGTCCCCCCCTGCACACCGAGATGAGCTGTTGGCCCCATCCATGGAGGGAGCCCTTCCCCCTGACTTGGGCGTCCCTCTGGACGCCACTGAGGCCCAGCAGGCCACTGCCGCCATCATCCCCCCGGAGCCCAGCTACCTGGAGCCGCTGGACGAGGGGCCCTTCAGCACGGTCATCACGGAGGAGCCCGTCGAGTGGGCGCACCCGGCGGCCTCGGAGCAGGGCCTCTCCTGCAGCCTGATGGGGGGCACCCCTGAGAACCCCGTCAGCTGGCCTGTGGGGCCGGACCTCCTGCTTAAGTCCCCCCAGCGACTCCCGGAGTCCCCGCAGCATTTCTGCCCCAGTGAGGCCGTCCACCCTGCTGCTGCAGGGCCTTTTGGGGCCACAGAACCCCCTTACCCGGGCTCCCCTGACCCGTACCCTCTGTCGGCCACCGAGCCTGGACTTGAGGGCACCAAGGGTGACGCAGCAGAGGCGGTTCCAGCCGCCGTCTCTGCCCCAGAAGAGCCGGCGGCCTTTGCCCCCGCCTCCAGGCTGGAGCCCTTCTTCACCAACTGCAAACCGCTGCCGGAAGCATCTCCGGACACGGCCCCGGAGCCGGCGTGTTTGACCGCCGTGACTCAGGTGGAGGCTCTGGGGCCCATGGAAAGTAACTTCTTGGAAAATGGGCATGATCTGTCGGCCCTCGGCCAGGTGGAGCCAGTGCCCTGGCCTGACGGCTTCCCCAGCACTGAGGATGACCTCGATCTGGGGCCCTTCTCGCTGCCAGAGCTTCCCCCTCTTCAAGCGAAAGACGTTTCTGATGTCGAAACAGAACCTATAGAGGAGACCGTCCTCGTTCCTCCGGGAGAGACCCCCCCGGGGCTCCCTGGGGTCCCGAGTGGCGGGGATGGCCCTGTGGCAGCTGCTGAGGACCAGCCGGTGCTGCCTCCTGACCAGGGGGACCCCCGGCTTCCCACCGAGCCGGAGCCTGAGCCCCCCGAGGAGCCCAAGCCAGACGCCACGTTGGAAGCTGCGGTGGAAGGGGGGCCCGTGTCGGAGGCGAGGGTCCCTGAGGACTCCGACTCCGGCCTGGGGCCTGCAGCGGCGCCCCCCGAGGAGCAGCAGCCGCCGGGGAGCGGAGAGGGGGAGGCCGAGGGCCAAGATCCGCCGGCCGCGTCCCACGGCGTGCCCGACGCCCCCGGGGACGGCTTGGCCCAGGCGCTCGCGGCGGACGGGGCCAGCCCTCTCGACGGCGCCGGCCTCGACGGACCCCTGGGCGGCGTCCAGCCTGACGCGACGGAGCCGGAACCCAAACCCGCGGCCGAAGCCCCGAGGGCCCCCAAAGTGGAGGAGATCCCTCAGCGCATGACCCGGAACCGGGCCCAGATGCTGGCCAACCAGAACAAGCAGAGCTCGCCGTCCTCGGAGAAGGAGCCGGCGCCCGCGCCCCGCGCCAAGGGCCGCTGCTGCGAGGAGGAGGACGCGCAGGCCCAGCACCCCCGCAAGCGCCGCTTCCAGCGCTCCAGCCAGCAGCTGCGGCAGCAGCTCCCGTCCACGCGGCAGACGCGGGAGGTGATCCAGCAGACGCTGGCCGCCATCGTGGACGCGATCAAGCTGGACGCCATCGAGCCCTACCACAGCGACCGGTCCAACCCCTACTTCGAGTACCTGCAGATCCGGAAGAAGATCGAGGAGAAGCGCAAGATCCTGTGCTACATCAGCCCCCAGGCCCCGCAGTGCTACGCCGAGTACGTCACCTACACGGGCTCCTACCTGCTGGACGGCAAGCCGCTGAGCAAGCTGCACATCCCCGTG ATTGCGCCCCCTCCGTCCCTGGCGGAGCCCCTGAAGGAGCTGTTCAAGCAGCAGGAGACGGTGCGGGGAAAACTGCGTCTGCAGCACAGCATCGAGCGG GAAAAGCTCATTGTCTCCTGCGAGCAGGAGATCCTGCGGGTCCACTGCCGGGCGGCGAGGACCATCGCGAACCAGGCGGTGCCGTTCAGCGCCTGCACCATGCTGCTGGACTCGGAGGTCTACAACATGCCGCTGGAGAGCCAG GGCGACGAGAACAAGTCCGTGCGCGACCGCTTCAACGCCCGCCAGTTCATCTCCTGGCTGCAGGACGTGGACGACAAGTATGACCGCATGAAG GTGTGCGGGGAGCAGCTCCTGTCACCAGCTGGCGGTCAGACCTCTGTGGGACCCCACCTTGAGCCCTCCTCAAAG ACGTGTCTCCTGATGCGGCAGCAGCACGAAGCCGCGGCCCTCAACGCCGTGCAGAGGATGGAGTGGCAGCTGAAGGTCCAGGAGCTGGACCCGGCCGGGCACAAGTCCCTGTGTGTGAACGAGGTGCCCTCCTTCTACGTGCCCATGGTCGACGTCAACGATGACTTCGTGCTTCTGCCAGCCTGA